CGCTGAACCGTTCCGGCGCCTTGGTCGGATTGCCACCCGAGGGAAGCGCCTGGTTCGGGCAGGCGGAGAGGACCTTCTTCATCGCGGCCTTCTCGGCGGCGGTGACCCACAGCTCGTACTTCTTCTTCACCGCGACCTGGGCGGCGACGTACGTACACCGGTAGGCGTTGTTGGGCGGCAGCCACGTCGCGGTGTCGCCGTCCCCCTTGCTGCGGTTGGTGCTCGCGTCGACGGCCAGGAGGTTCAGGGGGTCGTTGGCCAGGGCTATGCGCTTGCCGGCGTCCCAGTACTTGGCGCCCTTCTGCCAGGCGTCGGAGAGTGCGACGAGGTGGTCTATGTCCACCTTGCTACGGCCGCGCGAGAACGCGACGTCCTTGCCGGAGTACGGGTCCGGATCCAGCTCCCCCGACGCCACCTTGCACTTCCCGCGGGCGAACTTCACGTCCTTCAGGTCCCGCTTGAGTATGTCGTCGCGCGTGTCGCACCTGTTGGAGTCGGTGTCCGCCCAGGCGCTGCCGAACCTTTCCCTGCTGTACCCGGTCTTGGGTGCCCGCCCCTTCACGGTCAGCGAGTCGACCGCGGCGAGCGCGCTGCCGCCGGCCGCCGTCTGCTGAGGGGCGGAGGATCCCTTGGTCCCGGCCTTGCAGCCGCTGACGGCGACCAGCACCACGACAGCGGCGACGACCCCGCTCTTCAGACGCACCACCACGCGACGCCCCTCCCCTGGACTTCCCGCCCGCCCGTTGGCCCGGACGCCCGACGCGGACGGATATTGCCTGGCCCCACGGTAACGGCCGGGCGGTCGCGGCCCCTACGGCCCCCCGACGGGCAATCGGTGCGCGCCCGGCGCGAACAGAGCCCTGACGGAGCGTTCGGGCCCTACCGGGACGGCGTCCGGTCCGGAGCCGCCCCGGCGCACTCCGCGAGCCGTTCGGCACCTCCGTCGCGGCACGGTCCCGCAGGATGGTGGCCGCATGCCACAGCAGCTGGTGCCGGGCCAGGGGCCAGGGCAGTTCGGCGTTGGCCGCGGCCAGGGGGCGGCCCGCCGTGTCCACCGTCTCGGCCGCACGACGGGCGAGGCAGCGGGCGAGCGCGGCAGGCAAGCGCGGCCCGCGCGAGCACGGACGCAAGCGCAGCGGGCGAGCGCGGCAGGCACGCGAGCGCAGCACGCGAGCACGGACGCGAGCGCAGCACGTGCGAGCACGGCACGCGAGCGCAGCACGTGCGAGCACGGCACGCAAGCACGGCACGCGAGCGCGGACGCGCCTGCGAGCCCAGCAAGCGGTACGCCGCCCGGCTGCGGCACGTGGGGTGGTCGCCGATGGGCGCGTCCGCCCGGCGGCCTGCGCCCTACGAACCCAGGATCGACGTAAGGAACTCCCCGACCCAGCCCAGCAGTTCCCGCCCGACCAACGGCTTTCCGCCCACCTTCGCGGTCTTGGGGCGCGGCACCAGTACCTGGTGCACCGCCGGCTTGATGACCGTCCCCGGGTACAGCCGCTTGAGCCGCAGCTCCTGGGATTCACGGAGTTCCACCGGGGCGAAGCGGATGTTGTTGCCCTGGAGGACGATCTCGCCGACGCCGCACGCGCGTGCCAGCATCCGCAGGCCCGCCACCAGCAGCAGGTTCTCCACCGGCTCCGGGAGCTTGCCGTAGCGGTCGACGAGTTCCTCGCGTACGGACTTGATGTCCTCCTCCGTGTTGACGGAGGCGATCGCGCGGTAGGCCTGGAGGCGCAGTCGCTCGCCCGGCGCGTAGTCGTGCGGGACGTGCGCGTCGACCGGGAGTTCGATCTTGACCTCCAGCGGCGGCTCCTCCTCCACGCCGCCCTCCAGGGACGCGCGGTAGTCCGCGACCGCCTCGCCGACCATCCGTACGTACAGGTCGAAGCCCACGCCCGCGATGTGGCCGGACTGTTCGCCGCCGAGCAGGTTGCCCGCGCCGCGGATCTCCAGGTCCTTCATCGCCACGTACATGCCCGCGCCCATCTCCGTGTGCTGGGCGATGGTCGCCAGGCGCTCGTGGGCCGTCTCCGTGAGCGGCTTCTCCGGCGGGTACAGGAAGTACGCGTAACCCCGCTCGCGGCCACGGCCCACGCGGCCGCGGAGCTGGTGCAGCTGGGAGAGACCGAAGTTGTCGCCGCGCTCCACGATCAGCGTGTTCGCGTTCGAGATGTCGATGCCCGACTCGACGATCGTCGTGGAGACCAGGACGTCGTACTTCTTCTCCCAGAAGTCCACGACCACCTGCTCCAGCGTCTGCTCCGACATCTGGCCGTGGGCCGTGGCGATGCGCGCCTCGGGGACGATCTCGCGCAGGCGCGCCGCGGCCCGGTCGATCGACTCCACCCGGTTGTGGATGTAGAAGACCTGGCCTTCCCTCAGCAGCTCCCTGCGGATCGCCGCGCCGATCTGCTTCTCCTCGTACGGCCCGACGAACGTCAGGACCGGGTGGCGCTCCTCGGGCGGGGTGGTGATCGTGGACATCTCGCGGATGCCCGTCACCGCCATCTCCAGGGTGCGCGGGATCGGGGTCGCGGACATCGTCAGCACGTCGACGTTCGCGCGCAGCTTCTTCAGCTGTTCCTTGTGCTCGACGCCGAAGCGCTGCTCCTCGTCGACGATGACCAGGCCCAGGTCCTTGAACTTCGTCTCCGACGAGAACAGGCGGTGCGTGCCGATGACGATGTCCACCGCGCCCTCCCGAAGACCCTCCAGGACCGCCTTGGCCTCCGTGTCCGTCTGGAAGCGGGACAGTGCCTTCACGCTCACCGGGAACTGGGAGTAGCGCTCGCTGAACGTGCCGAAGTGCTGCTGCACCAGCAGCGTGGTGGGTACGAGGACCGCGACCTGCTTGCCGTCCTGGACCGCCTTGAAGGCGGCCCTGACCGCGATCTCCGTCTTGCCGTAGCCCACGTCGCCGCAGATCAGGCGGTCCATCGGGACCGTCTTCTCCATGTCCTCCTTGACCTCGGCGATCGTGGTGAGCTGGTCGGGGGTCTCCGCGTACGGGAACGCGTCCTCCAGCTCACGCTGCCACGGCGTGTCCGCGCCGAAGGCGTGGCCGGGCGCCGCCATCCGCGCGCTGTACAGCTTGATCAGGTCGGCGGCGATCTCCTTGACCGCCTTCTTCGCGCGCGCCTTGGTCTTCGTCCAGTCGGCGCCGCCCAGGCGGTGCAGCGTCGGGGCCTCGCCGCCGACGTACTTGGTGATCTGCTCCAGCTGGTCCGTGGGGATGTAGAGGCGGTCGCCGGGCTGGCCGCGCTTGGCCGGGGCGTACTCCACGACCAGGTACTCGCGGGTCGCGCCCTGGACGGTGCGCTGCACCATCTCGATGTAGCGGCCCACGCCGTGCTGCTCGTGGACGATGTAGTCGCCGGACTCCAGGGTCAGCGGGTCGATCGTCTTGCGGCGGCGGGCCGGCATACGGGTGCCGTCGCGGCCGGCCGCCTTCTGGCCGGAGAGGTCGGTCTCCGTCAGGACGGCGAGTCTGAGGGCCGGGTCCACGAAGCCGTACTCGATCGAGCCGCACGCCACGTGCACGACCGACGGGGACAGCGCCCCGAGGTCGGCGTCGAGGCGGGCCGCGATGCCCTCGCCGCCCAGCACCTCGACCGTGCGGGAGGCGGGGCCGTGGGCCTCCGTCACGAACACCGCGCGCCAGCCGTCGGCGAGCCAGCCCTTGGTGTCGGCGAGCGCCTTGGCGGTGTCGCCGCGGTAGGTCTCCGGGGCGTGCATGCCGAGCTTGAGGGTGTCCCCGTCCAGGGTCTCCAGGGCGTCCAGGTCCGCCGCGAACGGCGACACCGACCACCACATCATGTCCAGCTCGCGGGCCCGCTCCCGGACGTCCGCGATGGACCACAGCGAGGCCGCGCCGACGTCGATCGGCGCCTCGCCGCCGCCCGCCGTGGCCGCCCAGGACGCCTGGAGGAACTCCTGTGACGTGGCCACCAGGTCCGCGGCACGCGTGCGGACGCGCTCCGGGTCGCACACGACGGCCATGGAGCCCTTGGGCAGGACGTCGATCAGCAGCTCCATGTCGTCGACGAGCACCGGGGCGAGGGACTCCATGCCCTCCACCGCGATGCCCTCGGCGATCTTGCCGAGCAGTTCGCCCAGCTCGGGGTGCTCCTCGGCGAGGGCACGCGCACGCGCGCGTACGTCGTCGGTGAGCAGCAGCTCACGGCACGGGGCTGCCCACAGGCCGTGCTCGGCGACTTCGAGCGAGCGCTGGTCGGCGACCTTGAAGTACCGGATCTCCTCGACGTCGTCGCCCCAGAACTCGATGCGCAGGGGGTGTTCCTCGGTGGGCGGGAAGACGTCCAGGATGCCGCCGCGCACGGCGAACTCGCCGCGCTTCTCGACCAACTCCACACGGGAGTACGCGGCGGCGGCCAGGGCCTCCACGACCTCGTTCAGATCGGCCTGCCGGCCGGTGCGCAGGGCGACCGGCTCCAGGTCGCCGAGGCCCTTGACCTGCGGCTGGAGGACCGAGCGGATGGGCGCCACGACGACGGAGACCGGGCCGGTCTCGGGGTCGTCCGGGCTGGGATGGGCGAGCCTGCGCAGCACGGCGAGGCGGCGGCCGACGGTGTCGCTGCGGGGGCTGAGCCGCTCGTGCGGAAGGGTCTCCCACGACGGGTAGTCCACGACGCTGTCGGACGGCAGCAGGGAGCGCAGCGCGGCGGCCAGGTCCTCGGCCTCCCGTCCCGTCGCCGTCACGGCGAGTACGGGCCTGCCGGCGTCCCGGGCCAGCGCGGCCACGGCGAAGGGGCGCGCCGCCGGGGGGCCGACCAGGTCGACGTGCATCCGGTTGCCGTCGGTCGCGGCCTTCACCGCTTCCGCGAGTGCGGTGTCCTTGACGACGGCGTCGAGCAGACCGTGCAGGCTCATGAAGGGG
The Streptomyces sp. CGMCC 4.7035 DNA segment above includes these coding regions:
- a CDS encoding HNH endonuclease family protein translates to MRLKSGVVAAVVVLVAVSGCKAGTKGSSAPQQTAAGGSALAAVDSLTVKGRAPKTGYSRERFGSAWADTDSNRCDTRDDILKRDLKDVKFARGKCKVASGELDPDPYSGKDVAFSRGRSKVDIDHLVALSDAWQKGAKYWDAGKRIALANDPLNLLAVDASTNRSKGDGDTATWLPPNNAYRCTYVAAQVAVKKKYELWVTAAEKAAMKKVLSACPNQALPSGGNPTKAPERFSAR
- the mfd gene encoding transcription-repair coupling factor — its product is MSLHGLLDAVVKDTALAEAVKAATDGNRMHVDLVGPPAARPFAVAALARDAGRPVLAVTATGREAEDLAAALRSLLPSDSVVDYPSWETLPHERLSPRSDTVGRRLAVLRRLAHPSPDDPETGPVSVVVAPIRSVLQPQVKGLGDLEPVALRTGRQADLNEVVEALAAAAYSRVELVEKRGEFAVRGGILDVFPPTEEHPLRIEFWGDDVEEIRYFKVADQRSLEVAEHGLWAAPCRELLLTDDVRARARALAEEHPELGELLGKIAEGIAVEGMESLAPVLVDDMELLIDVLPKGSMAVVCDPERVRTRAADLVATSQEFLQASWAATAGGGEAPIDVGAASLWSIADVRERARELDMMWWSVSPFAADLDALETLDGDTLKLGMHAPETYRGDTAKALADTKGWLADGWRAVFVTEAHGPASRTVEVLGGEGIAARLDADLGALSPSVVHVACGSIEYGFVDPALRLAVLTETDLSGQKAAGRDGTRMPARRRKTIDPLTLESGDYIVHEQHGVGRYIEMVQRTVQGATREYLVVEYAPAKRGQPGDRLYIPTDQLEQITKYVGGEAPTLHRLGGADWTKTKARAKKAVKEIAADLIKLYSARMAAPGHAFGADTPWQRELEDAFPYAETPDQLTTIAEVKEDMEKTVPMDRLICGDVGYGKTEIAVRAAFKAVQDGKQVAVLVPTTLLVQQHFGTFSERYSQFPVSVKALSRFQTDTEAKAVLEGLREGAVDIVIGTHRLFSSETKFKDLGLVIVDEEQRFGVEHKEQLKKLRANVDVLTMSATPIPRTLEMAVTGIREMSTITTPPEERHPVLTFVGPYEEKQIGAAIRRELLREGQVFYIHNRVESIDRAAARLREIVPEARIATAHGQMSEQTLEQVVVDFWEKKYDVLVSTTIVESGIDISNANTLIVERGDNFGLSQLHQLRGRVGRGRERGYAYFLYPPEKPLTETAHERLATIAQHTEMGAGMYVAMKDLEIRGAGNLLGGEQSGHIAGVGFDLYVRMVGEAVADYRASLEGGVEEEPPLEVKIELPVDAHVPHDYAPGERLRLQAYRAIASVNTEEDIKSVREELVDRYGKLPEPVENLLLVAGLRMLARACGVGEIVLQGNNIRFAPVELRESQELRLKRLYPGTVIKPAVHQVLVPRPKTAKVGGKPLVGRELLGWVGEFLTSILGS